The DNA window tgtggaataattggtgaggagtggtcttattctgcggatattgtacaggatgaacctgcacgaccgggtggttgccgcgatattctcagagagtgccagcctgttgtccagcacaactccaagatttcgggcactctgcgaagggtgtaggggagtgactcctaaagaaatgggcagatgagaagtgggagaggtaagagaaggaatatggagaagttccgttttgcttgtgttgagcttgagctggtgtttggtcatccagcaTGCaagcgtgtgcgtgcatgtgtgtgtgtgtgtctgtgtggagcaGAAGTCATCATCGACCCCTGATGGACAACAAAGAGACTGTGTGTATTCTCACTGGTACACTCCAGTGTCCGTTTTCCGTTGAGAAGCTCAGCTGAGGGTGTTGACAGAAACGCTGTCGCTTGACTCTTGTGATGTGCGGCCGCTCCCGGTCGTATGGGGTGGTCGTTGAGGAAATGGCTTAATTGCGCACATTTCAGTAATGATTTCACATAAAGGGGATTGGTCAGATGGCTCGCGTAATGGGATCGGTGTTATTGCAGCGGGCCACGGCTCGCTGATCAGAGATGACCACATCTTGGAAGGCATTCTCGCTCGCTGCTGGCCAGCCCCGTGGGGGCCTTCGCCAATCCAGCCACTGCTTTTCTGGAACGTTCTCAGCTTTTCCGTTCTATCTGTACCGCTTTGTCACCAACGACAAGCACTCCGTTCTGCTTGCTCTCCCGTCGCATTAACTCACACCGGTCGGTCGTAATTACATTCCAGTCCAGGGGAGGAGGTGCACGTTCAGCTCCAGGTTCTGAATTTAATGGGAATCGATTATTTTATTCCTGGAGATGAGATCAATTAATTATTCAGGTTGGAACCGATCGCAGTTCTGATGCACGCGCCCCATTGGCGATGCTTTAATCCCCAAAGCCAAGTGCGTTTGTCACTCTTCAAAAAACTGAAGCCAAAAGAAAATCTAACCAACGCGCACTGCGAAGAAACattacttcccccccccccccccacatttactttattacatttaaacagaTTGTTGTATTTTTGGCCACTCAACAGtagcctgtaatgtaattgactTTATCCTGGAGCACTTGGCCTTGGACTTGTAGACATTGTAAGATTTATCAGGGATTTTTGTCCACATGGTGCAATGTCAGTATAGTTGATGGAGGACGGCTCAGGGGAGAAAGGAGCCAATAAGAAAGCATGAAAACTACAGGTACATGGGTAACAGTGTGGCAGTTTGGCCAGagacattattattttgttggctAAAAGGCTCTCATTAAAACCACAAATATACTGTTTATGGTGAGCTGTGTTTTCACTGCTTCAAGTTAAGAACCTTGCTTGTGGGTACACTGGCAGTGCTTCACCTGAGCTTTGAACTTCAAGTCCAAGCATACAGGAGTCACAAGGACATTGCACAAGTACGTGCTTAAATCACAGTGCACTGCTATGCCTGTAGATCGGTGCATATGAGCGGAGGGGCGGTTGGGAGTTGATGAGCCGAGGTGGGGCGCAGGGTGCGGGGCGTGGGGCctggtttttaaatgtaacagcCATTCGGCGGTGGTGAGAGAGGGATTTATGGGATCTCGGTTCTGTGAAATCTAATTCCACCGCTGAGCCTCTGATCCCGGGAAAGGctggctcaggctcaggctcaggctcaggcgCTGGCGCTGGCGCTGCCATACTGTTCTCTGCAGGTCTGGAGCCCTGCCTGCCGTAGGCCACGTAGCGCTGAGCAGCGAAAAATGCGCCGCGTCTTCACAGTATCTGTATTTTAAAAGCCTTTCGTGCTGTTGATGTAGTATTCACATCATCAGTCTGCAATATTCACGTACTTTTTCACAGTATCGGTGTTCTGAAAGCCTTTTATGCTGCTATGCTTTCGGTATTCACATTATCGGTCTCCAGTATTGACTTTATCAGTCTTTAAAAGGACTTTCACCatcgtttttgtttttatttttcctcgtTACCTTCTCGATGTGAAGCATTTTGATTATGATATTCACATTCTCCTACTGAAGGGATTCTCGGTAACTGTAATCTTAACTCCGTTTTTCATTGTATTCTTGAAATTTagaaaattttcattttgaaattcacAGTATTTGACTTCAAAAGGACTCGCTATTGACCACTATTTCGTTTATTAATTTTCTTCacaatagatttttaaaaagatctgCATTAGCAGTTTGTACCAACACAAAAGAGAATGGCCAGGCCCTGAAAGGCTATTAATGTTGAActttgtgtggaaaaaaatcagtgttggaGCTGCGTCTCAGCTTCCCAGAACAGCGCGGCATAAATAAGGTctgtactcacacactgagacaggaAGTCTGGACACAATGAGGAGAGCCTTAAAAAGCTGTGGCCCTGCAGACAGCGGGGCTGTAAATAAGATGGCCGGGCAGCCGCGGGGCCCGAGGCTCCTGGCCCCGGACCGAGAAGCCACGGAGGGTTCCACCCGTAGCCTGGTAACGAGGCGTCGCCCCAGGAGGCTCACGGGGGACCCGACGAGCCGGGGGTGGGTGTggagaggggagtggggagaggggaggggggagtgggtaGGGGTGAAGGGGGGCAGGAGCCTTCTTTTCTCACGGCCCCCAAGAATCATTAACAGAACACCGCCCACCGCGTAACCATGGACACGCGACATAAATAAGCGGAGCCCCAGTTCCGAGGCGAGAGCGAGGCGGCGTTGAGTGACCGTGTGAAAACCACAGCGGGCGACGCACCCAGCTCCCAGTACAGTGACAGGTACACGCTGTTATTTAGTCACACACAGGATATACAAGCCTGCAGCATCCAGGTCCAGCCATTCAAAGCAGCATCCAGTTCCATGAGTTAACCATTTGTTACATTACcatttatccagagcagctGAAGCCTAGAAGAAGTGCCTTCACCTGATTTGTATGAGTAGTAGTCCTAGTGCTAGTAGTGCATTCACAAACTTGAGTGTTCCTGTATGCAACTGAAGTACTAATacaaatgacatcatcacaagcCTTTGAAAAAATTCCATAGCTTGAACTAGTAAAAAGGTAGGAGTGTTAGGAGTGGGGATAGGAGGGGAACCTTTAAGCAGAGGTGGGCCTCAGTCATGAGCTCTGGTCTTGCAGTTGAACCTTAGGAGGTCTGGCAAGCTGAGATCCGCAATGAGGCCTGTGccagaaaagagaggaaaagccTGTTGCCTGAAGGTGATGGCAGACCCAAGATATTGAATGCAGAGAGGAAAGAGGCAGGGGCCAAGTACAGACCCTTGGGTTACACCCAAAATTCATATACACTCATTTGTTAAAGTGTATTTAAGTTACTTACGTGTTGTGTGAACAGGAAGCAGCCGCTGAACTGACCCACATGAGTATGTGATTAGCCTTCACCGTCCCTCTCCACTTGACCTTAAACGGCATCATCACCAGCCGTGCTTAAGCAGTCCATCCCTATATATAGTGAATGGGCCATTAGTGTCTAGTCAGTGTCTCTGTAGattcataaaaacaaaggaGGATGCATTCTGAAGGACAGAGCAAATTGCAGGACATTTCCCCCAGTAGAGCTGGCTTGATGTTTGACTACCACTTTCTCCACTTGAATTAATTTAACATAAAGAAAATTGAATTGATTTTAGGATTCTAACTGATGTAACGTTTCTCCGGCTACGTGTGCAGTAGCATTTGTACCAGCTTGTAAAGCTGAGGATAATGGTGTCAGCTCCTGGCTGCGTGTGTGTTGAGCACGTTGTCATGCGGTGTTCATGCCAGGGATGCTAAGTATCAGGTTAGCGCGGGACAGCACGCAGGGAGCACCGCTGCAAATTGGATTACGCGACTCGGCGCTAATGCACGGTCTGCAGCCTACTTAGCGCCGGAGAGCCGTCCCGCCACAGCCGGGCCGGGGAGCAGAGGAGGGCCCCCTGCTCCGGGCCGGCAGACTATCGGCAAGACTGACGCCGCAACCAGAGAAAACCTTACCGATCGCCCCTGAAAGTTACCGGACAGAAGCACTCAGGACCCACGTGACgctcctctttttttaatgtgtgtgcagtttCAAAGGCTAATGCGAGATATTAGCTGTACTGGCGCGTTCTGTCAGCTACAGCATGAATTATTTAATGACGGAAATCTTTGGCTTCAGTACTGGTTATATTGAGGGGTCTGATTCGGAGCACTCACAGAGAGATTAGCATACTGTGAGATATCACCTATGACCTGGCGCCAAATCGCAGGTTTGGTGGGTGGCTGTTTGATGGGTGcatgggtgggtggtggggggggggggggggggggttgttcggTTTAGGAGTGGGAGAAGCGTTCAAGGTCAGAGAAGTTGACGGGCGAGTTGTTCCACGTTCGATATCGATCGGGGCTGAAACAGGAGCCGCCTCCCAGCCCCTGGCCTGCGAGCACACTCTCCCTCAGCCTGCTTGTGAAGCCCtaaccccccctaccccccacccccaccccccagcactcCCCTCCCTGCACTCATGAAGGCTGTGTGCAGATAACTCAATTATCTGCTGCAGTCCTCAGGGAGTGGCCTCTTCTACAGCACGACCGTGGGCGTTGTGTTGAAAGTGTGAGTGTACGTGCATCTCGACCGTTTGCTTGAATGATGTCATAAATGTGAGTGGACATGCGTGTTTGTGCCTtccatgtgtgtgcctgcttgcctgcctgcctgcctctctgtgcataagtgagtgtgtgtatgtacatatgcacgCGTGTGTACATGCAAAGCCTACCTGCCTGTCtcttggtctgtgtgtgtgtgtgtgtgtgtgtgtgtgtacatgtgcctgtcttgtctgtctgactgtgtgaaagtgtgtcatcacatgtatatttttgtcttaACCCTCTCACTATAACTGAGAGAGGAATCATTTTATGCAGTTTATATGGGTTGCTCTTCTAGTACAGCAGAGGTATTGCTGTCTTTCCTCAGCACACGTGTGtggttaaagggttaaagtgctTTTCTGTAGAAAGAGAATGCTCTGTAGACATGAGTGCCCTGACCACGCCCGTGTGTGGAGCGAGCCGCaggccagggggtgggggaccGCCAgggtagagggagggggggcaccgTGCTCTGCCGTGGAGCCTCCGTCACACTCCCCTAATGGGGTCTGCCTCCCAGACCCCCACCACACAGGGGAccatcacccccccctctcccagacCCCCACCACACAGGGGACCatcgccccccctctcccagacCCCCACCACACAGGGGACTatcgccccccctctcccagacCCCCACCACACAGGGGACCatcgccccccctctcccagacCCCCACCACGCAGGGGACCatcgccccccctctcccagacCCCCACCACACAGGGGACCATCGCCCCCCTTACCCCCGGCCCATTTTATCACTTACGGTCcatgtctgtgacatcactcttaTCTAATAATGCAAACGTCTAATACGATTCTGACTGTGCAGTACCACGGAGGTCTAGACTGACGTAAATCAGATCCACCTGTTAAATGGCAAAAGGCCTGCACTGGTCCCAGCATACCAGGAGGGAATCGAATGATCTCTGTGAAGCAAGCTGATCATTAGGACCGGTCATTCGCCCAGTCAGGCCCGGCTGCTGGGTCAAAGTGGCTTAACGAAATTACAGGAGTAATTCTGTCTCTGGTCGTTTTGCGCGGGTGGGTGGGGTATGGGGTGAGTGTACTGCTATCCCAGTCTGACCAACCAtcttcctcctctgtgtgtgtgtctgtctgtatgtgtgcgtgcatgcgtgcgtgcgtgcgtgcgtgtgtgtatgtgtgtttgtacatgtgtgtgtgcgtatgtgtgcgcgtgtgtgtgtgtgtgtgtgtgtgtgtgtgtgtctgtatgtgtgtgtgtgtgtatgtgtgtgtcttgtgcGCAGATGACGGGGAGGCACGCTGCAGGGAGCTGCGTCAGAAGtgcgaggagctggaggagcagctgaaggccaaggaggaggagaacgCCGAGCTCCTGAGGGAGCTGGAGCAGAAGAACGCCATGATCTCGGTGCTGGAGAACACCATCAAGGAGCGGGAGAAGAAGtacctggaggagctgaagatgaaGAGCCACAAGCTGGCCGTGCTGTCGGGCGAGCTGGAGCAGAGGGCCAGCACCATCGCCTACCTCACCTCCCAGCTGCACGCCACCAAGAAGAGGCTGCTGGCCGGGAGCTCCTCGGAGACCAGCCCCAACGTCAGCCCCGTCAGCTCCTACAAGCCGTCGCCGCCGCCCGCCAAGGAGCGGCAGCCGCAGGCGCAGCCGGACACGCCGCGCCGGCGCATGAAGAAGAGCCTGTCGCAGCCGCTGCACTCGGAGTACGCCGAGCTGTACCGCCTGGGCGCCGACGGGCGCCGGCTGGTCCTGCGCGAGCCCGTGGACGCCATGCCCGACCCCACGCCCTTCCTGCAGGCGCGCGAGATGGCCGCCGAGGCCCAGGCGCCGCGGGAGCGGCCGGCCGTCATCCCGCCCATCGCCTGCGAgcgcccgccccccgcctcctccgccaGCCCGCGCCACAGCCCCGCCCGCGACCGAGACCGCGACCGCGACCGCCAGCACCGGACCCACGTGGGCGTGGCCCACCGCATCCACcacgtggccccgccccccgccccgccggagCTGGAGACGCTGGCCGTCGACCAGGTGAGCGCCGACAAGGTGGTGAGGAAGCGCTCGGGCGCCGACAGAACAGTGTGACTGACGGCCCCGAGCCCCGCCCACGAgcccagaccccgcccccgcaAGCTGCTTTATATGCAACACTCGGACGAGCAAAGAGAACCGACCGGAAACGGACACCAGTTTGGAAAAGAAAGACACTTTTGTTCACGTTCCTCCTTAAAGACTTGTTTTCCCGTGTAGAAAAGGACCGAGCATGCCAAATCCCCCCCTTTCGTTTATCCTTTTCGTTCTTTCCGAACCCATGTGACTTTATCcatcccacttcctgttttgcttGGTCTTTAAGCGAACCCTTACTGACAcgatgcaaaaaataaataatcacagcCAAATGTCAGCATTATTGCCTGCTAATTTGATGCACTCCggatacatgcacatacatattcatGAATGCCACAGCAAAACCATATCACCATATCTCATCCTGCAGTGACCCCGGTCTATGGCTCAGTCCACTCATATAGCGTAAGTCTCAATAACTCTGCGTAGGAACTTACAGCCACATGTTAACCAAGTGTTTACTAATTAAACTTGTTcttctcaaatgttttttttttcctctctcttcctgtaatCTCAATGCATATACTGTACTATAGGACAGGATCCCAGGTCTGTGAATAATTTAACTGAATCGGTGACAAAGCCTTcccagcagctgcagtgtgtgtgtgtgtgagagagagagagagactgagtgagtatgagtgtatgtgtgcacgtgcgagTGCACGCATTCCTGTGTGTTCGTATGTacatgtgagggtgtgtgttcgtgtgtgtatatggaaGTGAGAGactttgtgcatgcgtgcgagcgtgtgtgtgtagatgtgtctgtatgtgagtggtACAGGACTGATGAAATGTCAAGGCTGAGGCA is part of the Anguilla anguilla isolate fAngAng1 chromosome 10, fAngAng1.pri, whole genome shotgun sequence genome and encodes:
- the ccdc92 gene encoding coiled-coil domain-containing protein 92, translated to MATASLENQLQSAQKNLLFLQQDHANTLKGLHAEIRRLQQHCTDLTYELTVRSSEDTDDGEARCRELRQKCEELEEQLKAKEEENAELLRELEQKNAMISVLENTIKEREKKYLEELKMKSHKLAVLSGELEQRASTIAYLTSQLHATKKRLLAGSSSETSPNVSPVSSYKPSPPPAKERQPQAQPDTPRRRMKKSLSQPLHSEYAELYRLGADGRRLVLREPVDAMPDPTPFLQAREMAAEAQAPRERPAVIPPIACERPPPASSASPRHSPARDRDRDRDRQHRTHVGVAHRIHHVAPPPAPPELETLAVDQVSADKVVRKRSGADRTV